The segment CCTCTCACGTCCTTGATTAGCTTCAGAgtcattgtcatttttattctgaTCATGACCCTATGACTTAAACAGTATGAAAAGTTACTTATCACCTAATGTGGAGATAAGTATTTCCTTATACTtgaatgtataaaaagaattgcttattaaaatattagaacCTAAAAAATTGTAtagtttttgatattttattcttaaaggaatagttgatattttattgttaaagaaatagttgtttttttttaaatcatcaatgGCTTAATCAGATTTGACCTTATCCACAGCTTCGATTAAAATGGCCCTTTTTAGCTGGTCATAAATTATGTTCCAAAAGCCAGTTTATTTCAGACTTGTATATAGCACCAAGCTTGAATACCTAAGCTCTTgtgaacccccacccccccgccgcaTATATAGGCAAGATGCCAGGGAAGAAGagggtgaggattaaatgagaagaacagttatttgatttctgttttctatatttgcCTGATAACATTTCTTGAATTGATGCAGACTTTATTCTGGTAAAGTCTCTGTTTTATTCCTCTCCAGAACAGAATATGCCTAAATATTGGTGTGCTTCGGGATCATGAATTTTCcatgaatgtttttccatttgaggATTAGTAACTTTTTCCACAGTTTCagaggattaaagaaaaaaaggctatTGGTAGCTTCCAGTCAATATCCATATATTTATTCTATAGAAGTTTGTCAATTTGTAGTAGTCTgcaatgattttgttttcctcctatGAAAATGACTTTCTCTGAGactttatataacattatatatttcaaaataaaaacattctgaataatagtttaaaatgtacagtagatattttaaatggattttatttgattttatcatatgttcatatattttagaaatatgtttttgAGCCAGAAGGAATTGAGGCAATGAAAAATGAAGTCTTTTCACAAGAAATCTTCAACTCTTGAAATgttaattgattgatttttagatttttcattttaaaaaaggaaataatgaggaTTCTTACTGTGAGGAGGAGGTATTTTAGGATTGTCTGAGTATTGGGGTTCATTGAGTTTTACTGTTTTTTCAAGTCATCGAGCACATCCTGCTTTTTTATACTGTCCCATGCATCAGggattttacctttatttataaattttttctgatatttttcttctagCTTTGATCTGAAGTGAGAGACAAACCATTTCCAGTATGGCTGGGTAGATGAGTCTGGGGTGATGCTCCACATGGCATACTCCCCTCCTGCCTGTCGATAGTTCTTATATGGGACTTTCCAGTCATCTCTCAAAACCAAGAGAAGATCACTTGCTACCAAATTAGTACAGCAATCAATGACAAAATTGTCTGTTTTGTAAAAATACCCTCCACTAACAGCGTGAGGACGGTGGAAGGGAACACTGTGGTCTCCTTGATGTCCAGGGATTGTGTTTGTACAAATTGCTCCACAGCAGGGACACTGTTTGCAGCAGCCAGAGAGATGTTCAGAGAGCATTTTCTGAACTGCCAGAACCATTTCTTGTTCAGACATATTCAAATAGTTCTCTTCTACTCTCTTCATTGTGGGATCCAATGCTTCACTCATAGCTTCTTTGAGAAACTCAATATCTTTTATCTCTTGGTGTTCAATGCTTATCAAGTCTTTTCTTGGAAAGATCACATTACTCCCCAGGTGGTCACAGAACAAATCCAACCACCCAGACACAGTGCTGCTTTTATCTTTGGCTCTTACTGTGGATTTATGAATAGCTGAGAGGATGGCAGTCTTGATGTCatctaaagttgtttttaaaaaagtctttattttttcacttcctttgtctGAACAATATGTTTTAATATGGTTTTGAATGTAATTCCTAAAAAATGATTCTGAATTATGAAGGTAATCCCAGTAATTAtcaaaattttcttcttctgccAGAGAGATGAGAATATGTTTCTCCAGGTTAGACTTGTTTCCGTTGAATGCTGGGCAGTTAGATTGCATGTCCCCAGCAATTTTGAGGACCATTTGTTCCCATACGGTGGTAGAGACAGCAGGAGTGAGTTTGTGCcatagaaaatcaacaaatgtttTGATTGAAGTTGCTCCTTGACAAGATATCTTAAAACTCATGAAGAAATCCTCTTTCTTACTTTCCAGATAGTTTACAGGATCATTTGCTCTCTTGAATGCCCTGTGCATCTTCTTAAAAGTCTCTGATGCTTTTTGgaataaacacaaagataaatCAATTTCATATTTACTTGTAAATGTGTATCTTCCCTCAGTGTTTGCAGATTTCACCTCCTCATCTATTATTCTCAGGATTTCATGGAAATAATTTGGATTGTAATCACGCTGTTGTGTCCAAATATTCTTAATAGTTTCAGTATATCTTGAAATAATGTGGTCAGTAGTCTTATCTATGGACATTTTATCGTAGCCCTCTAATGTCCTTGTAATTATGTAATATTTCGTGTTCATTTTGACATGTTTGTCATATTTGATTTGAAACTTTTCTCCAGGATTTTCCTTCAGTGTGTCTAcaatatttctctcctttttgaaaTACTCCAAAAGGATGTTTTCAGAATCCACATCAATGTTAGGCTCTGTGACTGGAGGGAGAGTTGAGGACACAGCATAGACCCATTTTTCCCAAAGTTGATTGAACTTCTCATGTAGCTCTTCCTCACTCAATTCTGTGCCTTTGACAGTTAAAGCCAACCTTCGGCTTTTTTCTAATAATTCCTTTTCATAACCTGActttttgctgtccagtttttcttgacttttcttaAAACTAATAAGTTCATCAGCTTTTTTTTGGCTTTCTAAAATAAGTGCCTCTGTAAGGATCATTagcttattttcaaaatttgcttTCCACTGAACCAGTATTTCACTATCTGGATCttcattaaaatacttttcaaGTTCTTGCTTGatggcttcatatttttctgtgACTGGCGCCTTAAATGTGCTTTTTCTGAATGTCTGGATTTTCCCATTCTGAATCTGGTTGATTAGCTGGTTCTGCAAACCCAGCACATGACTCCTCAGCTCCCAGGTCCAGTAGTTATACATTGTTTCCAATTTGCTCATGGCCATGACTTCTCGTGTGTTcctgaaactgaaaataaagttCTCATTCACCAGGGCTCTCCACAAATCTTGGACTCGGAATTTTACATCTGATATCTTCATGATGCTTCCCCTAGATTCCTGTTTGGCTGTGAGAAGAATTCTACTTTTCAGTTCCTGGACATTGTGGCTGTAGCGAGGATTGGGAGGGGCCATTGGAGGATTGCCATCCCAGAGGTGAGCAAAGTAGTAGACATGAGTATTGACATCAAACTTAATGACATCACTAAATCGGGTTACATCTGAATACTGTTCTTGTTCAGCTGCTTTTGCTGCCATTTCATCTAATCTCTGCTCTAGCCGCCTTCGTCCTTCCATAGTTTGGTCTTTAGCTGTAACTTCCCCCACATTCTGATGGACAAAAAGGCAGCTTGGGGAGATTTTTACTTGTTTCATCCTCAGAAAGGCTTGGACAACTATTTGTAGAATATCTTGCATTTCTGATGGATTTTCCCCAAAAATGTTAATCAGAGTCAAGTTTCCAAGTCCAATAACAAAGGTTGCCAACTCATTGTCACGATTCTGGGATTTGCTGCTGAGTTCTGGGGCCCGAAGTCCTTCTGTGTCCACAACAAGCACAAAGTCAAAGCCCAGTTCCTCTGTGAATGTCTCCTCCACCTTCAGGAGCTGCATGTAGGCGCCCCGGGTACACCTCCCAGCACTGACAGTGAACTGCAGCCCAAAAAGGGCATTCAGCAGGGTGGACTTCCCTGAGCTCTGCAGGCCAAGGATAGAGAGAACAAACAGTCGTTTGTCTCCAAGTTTCTCAGAGACCTTGTCAAAAATAGCTGCTACCCACTTTAGAGGCACATATGAAGCATCCCCATCCATCAGCTCAATGGGAAGACCAGATATCATTAGATCTGCAGCaatctggggaagggagagaaaaaggttATCTTTTGTGGAGAAAGTTTCTTCCAGAACTTCATAGATCTGGCCTATTTCTCTGAGAAGTTGTTCAATTCCCAAGGTGCAGTCAGTAATCTCTGTAGAAATAGCTTCTATCTCATTTTGCCAGTGTTTCAGGGAGGTGTTCTTtggtgcttttttcttttctgtttgtaccAGTGACCAcaaagcctttttcttttcattcaggtTTTCCAAGTGTCCTGCAGTCAGGTTGTCCAAAGACACACTCAGCCATTGTAAGAAGTAGAGTTTGGTATGAGTTTCTGAATGGTTTTGGATAATTTCAAGGACGGATTGCATTAACTCATTGAGAGGAAAGGCTCTGGTCAATTGTTGCTGccgtattatttgtttttctgcctcAATCTCACTCTTGTGTTGTTCAATGCTCcggtttcccttttctctcagATGATAGAGTTCTTTGTCCTTTTTACACCAAAGATGCCACAGGTGTCCCTGAAGGGGTAGtaagttttccttcatctgagataTCTGCATTTCTCCTAATAGGGCCATGAGAACCTCTGCCTTTTCTTTGGCTTCCTTGCAGTCTCTCTGGTCTTCATCAATAAGGAATCCTTGCTTACGAGCAATCTGGGCACAGTCCTCTAAGCTAAAAGTAGTGTCAGAGAGCTCTAGCAAATGTCTGATTGTAGTTTTGAGCTCCTCTGTTAATTCTGCCTCATTTCTGTTCCTGATCCCAATTCTCACTTTTTGGCCAGAATTATTGGCTGTGGTTTTTTCTTTGTCATCAAGCAGACAGATCAAAGGTTTGGATAGCTCACACAGGCCACGGATAATTTTTCGGTTTTCTTGATTGCCATCAGAAGTTGCCATGAGGACTACAATGAGAGAAGAGATCTCCTGCAGGAAGGTGAGTTGCTTCTCATGTTCCTTGGCATCTCCATGCAGATTGATGAAGGTCAGA is part of the Felis catus isolate Fca126 chromosome D1, F.catus_Fca126_mat1.0, whole genome shotgun sequence genome and harbors:
- the LOC101094047 gene encoding interferon-induced very large GTPase 1-like, producing the protein MATARSTPDEPLLRGKRTHDLQEMLTEVGLALEYWLPKLQEHLGVTCAQALQHLEEKDLQKLKSQARHSWEKKALEMLLNMPHSNSLSELQESRLEMIKKMQKHAEQTLQELRDLLSEGRQQEEEAVRKKQAELRQAMGIPEEYWPPPQKSLQEVMENIQKQLNLMEETLSHRQNLPDGDLVRWASGGLALQGIYKTSDERGLIEKREELLSVPKNFSLFGPEQGTRMETREFTSSQAESTFTQTIEKLGFSATASAKGKGWGFSLKASVHHSIHSESKKTQQSHSEHSYFCSTKFSYIPLASCHFPTDQLQLSRAALQELKCIEDLLGQSAGSDRLPLLKSRSEAFFHRFGSHANQGPLHLGGIYWWKAISEGFQSEQLAEVKQQSAKALDSYIRGSYSGFGIQVATDVAVTDSHSKEDSQSTSSQNLQTKIQLSAAQTGGPPEANDLFQWKAGLVASNRTWCVIDRGIQLVPVWDIILSSHRRDFQHPLQVAMCLKDSYTALTGLTTQIQSGEELLSVVKKARVFLEDVKSWEVSDPEEQLKKLISFMQMLSQKLKSYDTWINICLTDRDLQNFLVNTVNFCKRYSIYETKFIKSQLRSLLDPHIYSVTNFPQAHSIMQWIFRSESEQEYIKISQFSELIKIFEKTKNDFMEVKIKSESPEIVEEAQRKATYEVSLSLRCFLNYLQETEQPDIQLLLLSIATGAGYHMVNKTFQYLLGCDELDFLVHEMQTAQDKYQELKNICSHRAQAFLVLTGLTATVGVTAVSPKEKTQRLTFIRQYMGQSLTKEVVDVLTKPGADHDWVNLEKDLSLLIDGNYEATTPSLQMDEVRKHLQSIFHEKELPHEPHDNENNKWEATENGAFLELLQRLGLEHYYPKRMSRAHFHLIYKTSVYNTQPSSERELPFYFLQKLLMLDYGLRYLVFKDDGNTENQVYLSASKQKNEVFDPYDDFFEDNESPTNPSDPNSRPHIHPMDIQMAILHCADDFARQYILAKLSICQFALPLLIPNPCNSQIEFSLWSLSQIRRSWQQARKSTKDSAKNNYKNQQMCRVSTPIVSFVRVGNGFSASKSQIMNCILSKRKHDIFFHRHCRGSSKDCLLMGGVVEICWFCPGGEDEDRFDNCLTFINLHGDAKEHEKQLTFLQEISSLIVVLMATSDGNQENRKIIRGLCELSKPLICLLDDKEKTTANNSGQKVRIGIRNRNEAELTEELKTTIRHLLELSDTTFSLEDCAQIARKQGFLIDEDQRDCKEAKEKAEVLMALLGEMQISQMKENLLPLQGHLWHLWCKKDKELYHLREKGNRSIEQHKSEIEAEKQIIRQQQLTRAFPLNELMQSVLEIIQNHSETHTKLYFLQWLSVSLDNLTAGHLENLNEKKKALWSLVQTEKKKAPKNTSLKHWQNEIEAISTEITDCTLGIEQLLREIGQIYEVLEETFSTKDNLFLSLPQIAADLMISGLPIELMDGDASYVPLKWVAAIFDKVSEKLGDKRLFVLSILGLQSSGKSTLLNALFGLQFTVSAGRCTRGAYMQLLKVEETFTEELGFDFVLVVDTEGLRAPELSSKSQNRDNELATFVIGLGNLTLINIFGENPSEMQDILQIVVQAFLRMKQVKISPSCLFVHQNVGEVTAKDQTMEGRRRLEQRLDEMAAKAAEQEQYSDVTRFSDVIKFDVNTHVYYFAHLWDGNPPMAPPNPRYSHNVQELKSRILLTAKQESRGSIMKISDVKFRVQDLWRALVNENFIFSFRNTREVMAMSKLETMYNYWTWELRSHVLGLQNQLINQIQNGKIQTFRKSTFKAPVTEKYEAIKQELEKYFNEDPDSEILVQWKANFENKLMILTEALILESQKKADELISFKKSQEKLDSKKSGYEKELLEKSRRLALTVKGTELSEEELHEKFNQLWEKWVYAVSSTLPPVTEPNIDVDSENILLEYFKKERNIVDTLKENPGEKFQIKYDKHVKMNTKYYIITRTLEGYDKMSIDKTTDHIISRYTETIKNIWTQQRDYNPNYFHEILRIIDEEVKSANTEGRYTFTSKYEIDLSLCLFQKASETFKKMHRAFKRANDPVNYLESKKEDFFMSFKISCQGATSIKTFVDFLWHKLTPAVSTTVWEQMVLKIAGDMQSNCPAFNGNKSNLEKHILISLAEEENFDNYWDYLHNSESFFRNYIQNHIKTYCSDKGSEKIKTFLKTTLDDIKTAILSAIHKSTVRAKDKSSTVSGWLDLFCDHLGSNVIFPRKDLISIEHQEIKDIEFLKEAMSEALDPTMKRVEENYLNMSEQEMVLAVQKMLSEHLSGCCKQCPCCGAICTNTIPGHQGDHSVPFHRPHAVSGGYFYKTDNFVIDCCTNLVASDLLLVLRDDWKVPYKNYRQAGGEYAMWSITPDSSTQPYWKWFVSHFRSKLEEKYQKKFINKGKIPDAWDSIKKQDVLDDLKKQ